In Microvenator marinus, one genomic interval encodes:
- a CDS encoding thioredoxin family protein translates to MTVAMVGKPAPEFELKDESGKTHKLSDYKGKIVVLEWTNPDCPYVVRHYEAKTMQKTWEKFGPEKVVWLAVDSSNFVKPESSTEWKGKEGFGYPVLQDPSGTVGKLYEAKTTPHMYIVDAEGVLRYNGAIDDDPRGKSEAPTNHVEQALGALLEGKDVPQTNTKPYGCSVKYSS, encoded by the coding sequence ATGACCGTGGCCATGGTGGGCAAACCTGCTCCTGAATTTGAATTGAAGGACGAGTCGGGCAAGACTCATAAGCTGAGCGATTACAAAGGGAAAATTGTGGTGCTCGAGTGGACCAACCCCGATTGCCCTTATGTGGTGCGCCATTACGAGGCGAAGACCATGCAAAAGACGTGGGAGAAGTTTGGACCAGAAAAGGTTGTCTGGCTGGCTGTCGACTCGTCGAATTTCGTCAAGCCTGAGAGCTCGACCGAGTGGAAAGGCAAAGAGGGCTTTGGCTACCCAGTGCTTCAAGATCCGTCAGGAACCGTGGGCAAGCTTTATGAGGCCAAGACTACACCTCATATGTACATCGTGGATGCCGAAGGCGTGCTTCGTTACAACGGTGCGATCGACGACGATCCGCGCGGAAAGTCTGAGGCGCCTACCAATCACGTAGAGCAGGCGTTGGGTGCGCTCCTCGAAGGAAAGGACGTGCCACAGACCAACACCAAGCCTTACGGCTGCTCTGTGAAGTACTCGTCTTAG
- a CDS encoding protein-disulfide reductase DsbD family protein: MQSIPVIETTMGCANRQIGVVFGLLLLVFGTGFSDWYADKALVSETPPEAFAAGAEDKGDPRVEAHLVIDHASVDSTGEFRAGVFFEIDPEWHIYWRNSGESGLSTEVTFDAEGVEFSALTWPAPEPYLDKAGIVATFGYSDTVLLWSDARVASAKGDIEVNASIDYLACKVECIPGSATLKRTVKVGATERGLDWELFEAASSEVAQSPGSQSIEVALNVAGGTETVLGSLSLVCSGCSLEVMAPVERFAFMPDEGRNVLWKTQQIKRSGPRSTIEMSGTPNPDGFEGSCDLGGVVWVRKDGKPLPLAIEQPLDCASIPELQAAGATEPSPDVKAELSTDGKAPANVPNLNLFYVLLLAFLGGMILNLMPCVFPVLAIKVFSFVKLAHETKSTVLAHSLAYTVGVVGSMLALASVVVGLKVAGTEVGWGFQFQEPLFIVALAAVLVLFALNLFGVFEVSLGIQARKSSEHTLRQSVGEGVLAVVLATPCSAPFLGTAVGFALSASYTTIFLIFGVLGLGLAFPFVVLTLMPGAARVLPKPGNWMVVFKQVLGFALLGTCIWLIWVLGQSVGVNGVTQLLIFLTVLGLGAWGFGQVQFKSGAVKWGVSLGLAALVVATGFVTLSFDSSVETQSATYDSSWEKWSHERVAEETQNGRVVFVDFTADWCITCKVNEGAVLAQPKVEAAFEKHQVVKLKGDWTKKDEEIRQVLESFGKGGVPLYLVYGPGIEEVKVLPEVLSQELVVSALDEAAGK, from the coding sequence ATGCAATCAATACCGGTTATCGAGACCACGATGGGATGTGCAAATAGACAAATTGGTGTGGTTTTTGGGCTATTGCTTTTGGTTTTCGGTACCGGTTTTTCCGACTGGTACGCGGACAAAGCTCTGGTCTCAGAGACGCCTCCAGAGGCCTTTGCCGCTGGGGCTGAAGACAAGGGAGATCCTCGCGTTGAAGCACATCTGGTCATCGATCACGCGAGTGTGGATTCGACCGGTGAATTTCGTGCAGGCGTGTTCTTCGAAATCGACCCCGAATGGCATATTTACTGGCGAAACTCTGGTGAATCAGGACTTTCTACCGAAGTGACGTTCGATGCAGAGGGTGTGGAGTTCTCGGCGTTGACTTGGCCGGCACCAGAGCCCTACCTCGATAAAGCCGGAATTGTGGCCACTTTCGGGTACTCGGACACCGTTCTTCTCTGGTCAGACGCGCGCGTAGCGTCAGCAAAGGGTGACATTGAGGTCAACGCCTCCATCGACTACCTCGCCTGCAAGGTCGAATGCATTCCCGGAAGTGCAACGCTCAAGCGAACGGTCAAAGTTGGTGCCACGGAAAGAGGACTTGATTGGGAACTTTTTGAGGCCGCATCCTCCGAGGTCGCGCAGTCTCCTGGCTCTCAAAGTATTGAAGTTGCACTGAATGTTGCAGGCGGAACGGAGACCGTGCTCGGAAGTCTTTCACTTGTTTGTAGCGGGTGTTCGCTGGAAGTCATGGCGCCCGTTGAGCGTTTTGCGTTTATGCCAGACGAGGGGCGGAACGTTCTTTGGAAAACCCAACAAATCAAGCGAAGTGGGCCCCGAAGTACCATCGAAATGTCTGGCACGCCCAATCCTGATGGATTCGAAGGGAGCTGCGATCTGGGCGGGGTGGTTTGGGTTCGAAAAGACGGAAAGCCTTTGCCGCTGGCGATTGAGCAACCTCTTGATTGTGCCTCGATTCCTGAACTTCAGGCCGCTGGAGCAACTGAGCCAAGCCCGGATGTGAAAGCTGAGTTGAGCACGGATGGCAAAGCGCCTGCCAACGTCCCCAACCTAAACCTTTTCTACGTGTTGTTGCTTGCCTTCCTTGGCGGAATGATCCTCAACCTGATGCCGTGCGTGTTTCCGGTCTTGGCGATCAAAGTCTTCTCGTTTGTGAAGCTTGCCCATGAGACCAAATCCACTGTTCTCGCCCATTCGCTGGCGTACACTGTGGGCGTGGTGGGCTCCATGTTGGCGCTTGCCAGCGTGGTTGTGGGCCTAAAGGTGGCAGGGACCGAGGTGGGTTGGGGCTTCCAATTCCAAGAACCGCTCTTCATCGTAGCCTTGGCCGCGGTGTTGGTGCTCTTTGCCCTGAATCTCTTCGGAGTTTTTGAGGTGAGTCTGGGGATTCAGGCAAGGAAATCCTCCGAGCACACCTTGAGGCAAAGTGTGGGTGAGGGCGTGCTCGCTGTGGTTCTGGCCACGCCGTGTTCGGCTCCGTTTTTAGGGACTGCCGTGGGCTTTGCCCTATCCGCCTCTTATACCACTATCTTCCTGATCTTTGGTGTGCTCGGACTTGGGCTCGCCTTCCCATTTGTGGTTTTGACCTTGATGCCGGGAGCAGCGCGGGTGCTGCCAAAACCGGGCAATTGGATGGTGGTCTTTAAGCAGGTCTTGGGTTTTGCCCTACTAGGCACATGTATTTGGTTGATCTGGGTGCTAGGGCAGAGTGTGGGCGTCAACGGCGTCACGCAACTCCTGATTTTCCTGACTGTCTTGGGCCTGGGAGCCTGGGGCTTTGGGCAGGTTCAATTCAAGTCTGGCGCAGTCAAGTGGGGTGTTTCGTTGGGGCTTGCGGCGTTAGTCGTAGCGACTGGCTTCGTTACGCTGAGCTTTGACTCGAGCGTTGAAACCCAAAGTGCAACCTACGATTCCTCGTGGGAGAAGTGGTCACACGAACGAGTGGCCGAGGAGACGCAAAACGGCCGTGTGGTTTTCGTGGATTTCACGGCGGATTGGTGCATCACCTGCAAAGTCAACGAAGGTGCAGTTCTGGCTCAGCCAAAAGTGGAAGCCGCGTTTGAAAAGCATCAGGTGGTCAAACTCAAAGGGGATTGGACGAAGAAGGACGAGGAAATCCGCCAGGTACTTGAAAGTTTTGGCAAAGGTGGAGTTCCTCTGTATCTGGTCTACGGACCCGGCATCGAAGAGGTAAAGGTATTGCCCGAAGTATTGTCTCAAGAACTCGTTGTGAGTGCCCTCGATGAGGCTGCGGGTAAGTAA